The Papaver somniferum cultivar HN1 chromosome 6, ASM357369v1, whole genome shotgun sequence genome segment aactaagagtttctacgacccaaagtcgaagactttaataaacaaatctgtatcacactataaagtctacggtaatagataaatccgtctcccacgaatatacctaagatttttgttctatcttttgataaatcaaggtgaacaggaaccaattgataacccggacttatattcccgaataataacctagtattatcaatcacctcacaataatcttaatcgacgcagcgaaaaaagatattgcggaatcacaaccGATGAGgtggagatgtttgtgattactttttatcttacatatcggagatataaatctcaagcaaattattacaattgtactcgtacgatagaaaaagcaagatcagataacacaactacaagaaagtagtatcggtctggcttcacaatcccaatgaagtctttaagtcgttaacctggtttagagaataaaatcaaaggttaaaggagaatggactctagcttacacaactagtatcacacggaaggtgtgaggattacgttttccagttgctagagttctcccttatatagtctttcaaatcagggtttgcaatctaagttaccttggtaacaaagcattcaatattcaacgttagatgaaaacctgattagattcaagctaatatttctcaaccattagatcgaaaacttagcttgttacacacaaatgaaatacacgtttctaggcttgtgtaaccgtacccaaatatctacatttgttggttcaacaatagtcaaccaaatggttagccatatgagaaatttcatatcaaccatattcttcttcaccataactagttcaaatgactcaaatgaactagttagagagttgttcaattacttagatctttatgtaactacacaagacacaatcgaagcaaaaacgatttgattcactcgaatcggttcatgaactttatagccacggtttgcaaaatcattccttagtttatataaacttgagttaaaaaaaaaaatcgtttttagatataaccaactcaatttcgcggactgggttcgcggacttaagttccaggaaggagttcacaaactccagcagatttccttgggtcgagaacttccgccagttcgcggactgagttcacggctcttgtttcggttctcttgatcaacaaagttcgcaaacttcggttcaaggaatatgacttatacatatatgtgtttccataacaatgcttatatccaccaatggtatataatctaaattttcatttcaatcattgaaacattcttggaggacgttatatagttgatattcacaaaccatttttcgtcaaagaaatattaaaagtgattgaaacatgacatgactttcgtcactatgtaaagatgaatttggctaaagcgaaatcttaccaacacatatttcgagaaatatataggcgagataaactcggctcgaaataccaaatgtgtataatcaaaatctatatagcaaaacgacttttgcctCAATATAGGagagaaatagacttttgagtgatagataagttaaagtatccacataccttttagtcgatgaagtttcaccggttccttgagtagtccttcgtcttgtatgatgattgtcatggagttcttgagctcaactacactttctatcctagtccgagaccttagctatagtagactggaaatcaatacctatagttttgatcactaacattgataaacatgctttagataggaacgtatgcgagttcgatcgagcaatgctctaacaatgattACAACAGTTGTGGTTGAGAAGAAATAATAGGAAAAGTAAATGATAATTGGTAAACTTCATCCTGATGGCATGTGAAGAAACCAAACACTGAAGCCAAAATCTGAGAATCTGCAATTGGGATGTGTATACTAGCAAAGATATTTTTCAATAGAGACCAGCAACATATGAACAAGCAGTCACTTAAGGAACAAATCGAAATAGATAGCGGTTAGTTGTAATACCCATCATcttacaacttcaacaacaaatcTGACTTCAAATTGTAATAGTAATCTTACTGCTACCAAAATTATAACCACATTTATTCTTGGAACCACTACATCTAGCATGAGGTTAATGTGAAGAATAGAAAACAGAAGTTTGTGAATCAAGAATGAAACAAGATTCAATGTCTCCAGTCTTGAACCAGTAAAGAAATCTTGATTTAACAATTGGCATTAAAAATTCAAGTTTTCTAGGCTGAGCAGAAATCACAAATGAATAACAGAAATCAAGCAATGTGTACCTCACCATAACCGATTCAACAACTCGTTCAATAATTACACCCAAAAATTCAGTAATACTTTTGAAATCACCGAAAGAAAACGAATCAGAACTGCAACCCCTGTGGATCGAGAAGAGTCGATGTCGAATATAATAGTACTTTACTGGAGAAATTGGATTAAATGACATCTCCAAGACCAACCATATCTCCGCTGTAAATTCATGAAATCGTATCACCAATGCAAACAGAAGTGATTTGAAGGATTTAATTGTGAATTTATGCGGGGAAAAATAATATGTAAGTACTAGATATGGTTTTCCAGAATTGACAAAAGtaaaaacaattgaaacaagGATTGTTGTTGATTGGAGTTGAAATTTGGAAGGAGCTCAAAAAGGTAGAACAAATTTGATTAGAGTCGTAGAAGAGGTCTCTATTGAGATACAAATTTGAAGAAATTCTAAGTGGCTTGGATACGTGAATTAAAAATTTCCGAAGTTGGAGAATAAAGGATAATGAGATTTGTTAGGGAATTAAGGAACAAAAGATTAGGTATTGGtaacggtggtggtggtgattgtgaGAGTAAGGCCAAAGATCGAAGGAAGAAACAACTCGTTATAGCAAAAAGGTTTCTTCCCCCGCTGATACCATGAAATATTTATACATTTTGTATTATTAGTGTGTGAAAGGTTACAAGACTCGACGCATGGATACTCTTTTTATATAACATAGAGATCCTATTTAGACAGATAAAGCAAAGACATATATCAAGTTATACTCATGTTACACTTAAagttggcggttatggaaactacttggaAACTTGGTTGTCCAAGGCttgtgcaagcggttgcacaGAAGTTTTGGCCTAATCTTTAGCATTATAAATAGCCTATAGATTAATTAGTTTGGTGTTGTTCaattgagagaagaaccactGATTCGTAGAGAGTGtcaggcattcaccaagaggatGAATGGCCTGTCTTGGTCCATGTGATGGccaagttttgtaatcttcctttagtgacAGTAAAATGAATTTGTTGCAGTATATCTTTGTGTTCTTGTGTTGCTTGTTTGTGTGAGATTGTCAATAGTAATTGGTGCATGGCAaactcttatgcttatgggggcatgaagagttagagagaaagaagaaaagacttctgTTTCGTATTTCCTtaagagtgaaggcagatgcatactttgatgcaagtatgcaagctgagtacttgtgggtgaagttgattcactgaaacACAGAGTATTACCGGTCATGTCCCATAAAAagtttaggcgattaaatgggcatgtgacagtaATTTATTATCAGACTCATTACAGATGACCGGTTCTTTAGAAAAATAATctttaaattaaattaatgacTAAATAATTAATTAACTTGAATATTAATCTCTAAATTAAACCTTGGTCACAAAATGGATTTTCAATTTTGTGAACTAGGGTTGAAATAGGTGTATCATAATAATTAACCGGAGTCTAACCTAGGATTTCTAACTCgataatttttggttttgtttagtGAATAAGAAGATAAATAAATGTGGTAATAGgcataatcaaaataaaaaataagttgATTTCAGTAACTGTAAAGGGGATGGGATATAGGAAAACCTCGTAGAAGTCCAGAAGAGCACGGCTGAACGAGTATCAATTTGTCTTAGTTTGGGCAATATTTCTTTACCGAGAAACAAGCCAAATGTGTCCACTCTCACCATCAGCAGGGGCGGAACTATGCCCGGACTAgggctggcttaagccagccTTAAAAGCCCAAAAACCCTTTTTTTTCACTATTAGATATCAATGAGTGAGATTAGGCGGTGATTAATAGTTTTAGATCAATGAGGGAGATTAGGCGGTGATTAAGAGTTTGATACAAGTTAGGAAACATGGGTTGTTATTGATTTCGAGTTTGCAGGATTTGACAGGAGAATGAAACTTTTGACTGGAGAATGAAACTATATAAAGAACCTACAACACTTCCAAAAGACATCTCCATACCCTCCTTCACGACTGCTTCCACCTCCAACAGAGAGGAGCCATCTGCATACGTCGCCATCCATCCTGCTATCATCCATTCACTTACATATACCATCTGCACCTGCATAGCATACCACTATTCCACCGGCATCCAGTTCACCACCTTTGCATCTTCATACATCTGCATAATCACTGTCACATGCATATCCCATCAACAACACCATCTTCGCAGTCACCACCAGTTTCTATCAATCATTTTGCGACAAACTGACAAAGGGAATACGCTAAAGCACTTTCAATTTTCGAAACATAAACAAACTTAACTTCTTCAAAGTAaatgaaaatttattttattttgacaaCCAATGCTATACTCCATGGAATGTCTCTGCTATCACCTATTATTGCTTTTGTCAAACTAGAAGCATCGCCTTCTATtataatttcttataattttttcATGAGTTTTGGTAATTCAACCCCATGATTTATAAAGATGGATACTATtccatataaaacaaaacaatctTGACCGTTGGATTTATGGATGGGTATCCTCTTTATAAATCGTGCATAAAACGAATTTGATATTATCTTGATCGACCATCCATTGAATGTTAAAAAACATGATTTATAAAAGGATACCAATATGAGCGGGGTTGAACCAATTGAGCGATCCGGCGGTCAAGATATGTTAATATTTATTTCTCTTGTATGAAATGGTATTTCTGGTATGCCCTTTTTATGAAGTTAAAAACACCTCTTAATAAAAGTTGGCAAGTAAGCTGGAatagctcagttggttagagcgTGTGGCTGTTAACCACAAGGTCGGAGGTTCGACCCCTCCTTCTAGCGTTCTTACAACCCTTTTATCAAGTTCAAAATTTTTCCCTGTAAAACCCCCTTCCTCTTTCTGCGATTAATGATATAAATTCATTCTCTccgcatttttttttgttgtatacTCCTGGTAGAATATTGTGACTGACTGAGGCTATGAGAGATGGCGACTGAAtcagacggagaagaagaaggaaagctTATCGGTGGAAATCAACATCTAGTTGTAGATGATGACCTTCGTGAGATGGCTAAAAAAGCTGCTTGGAGTGTCAGTTCTTGCAAGTCTGGTAATGGTGTTCCATCCATTCGCGACGACAATCTCGATACCTACTGGCAGTAATCTCTCTCTCCCTCGCTCCCTCTATCTCTCTGTCTTATTTcgagttagggtttcttcaaagtttccaatttctttattgatttttttgtaattattatccacccttgatttcattttgttgttgttactgttaTGATTCAGATCAGACGGTGCTCAACCTCACTTAGTTAACATCCAATTCCAGAAAAAAGTCAAATTACAAGTAAGAAATTGGAGCATTTAAGCTTACTTCTCTTTTACTGATTTCAGTTGTTAGTAGAATACAAAGAACTAATGGAAAGTGAATATTTTTTTATGTGTGCGTATTAGTTAGTTGTCATGTATGTTGATTTCAAGCTTGATGAAAGTTATACACCTAGCAAGGTATCTATTCGGGCTGGGGAtggttttcataatttgaaggttAGCGCTTTAGTAAATGGAGTTGATTTTTCATTTAGATTTTAGAACACCATGATTCTAGTTGGTTTCCTTACAATgtatgtatgttttgattgattgGTTCAGGAGATAAAAACCGTGGAACTCGTGAAGCCGGTTGGTTGGATGTATATACCCTTATCTGGTACTGAGCCTCGGTAAGTTCCCATTTTGTTTACTTGTATTGCAGATTACCAATATATTATATTGCAAACATAGTTATATTCCGGCTGTACAGTTGTCTTGTTTgtattgaaaactatataaaaagcTCAATTGGAAATGTTACACTAGACCCTTGTTGATTTCATATATGATGTCAGAATGTGAGAACTATATTAGACTAGTATGCACGCAAGACAGAAATGCTACAATAGACCCTTGTTTGTTTCATTTCAGAATGTTAGAACTACATTAAAGTGGTATGCGCGTAAGACAGAAATGTGTTAAGTCATAAACTTAATGCGTATTTATTTGTTACTTTATAAGAAGGGATGAATTAGTATACCCATAAATACTTTAGGCATGCAATTTCTTAGAATAAGCTCCCGTaggcgttcttcttcttcttccaagtctTTAGTCCAAAACAAGTTGGGGTAGGCTAGAAAGGAAGCACGAGGACTTCCCTAGCGGTTACCCATCTTGGTACTGCTCTCGTCCTTTCCTAAGTAAATGGCTGGTTTTCAACCAAACAAAGGTACACGAGGACTTCCCATCGCCCATAGGGTCACCCATCTTGGTACTGCTCTCGCTCTCTTCTGGTCTATTGCTGGCTCGTTACGCCTATCACGACCCTATTTTCCTAGGGGAATGGCTGTGTTTTTTTACCGTTGGCAATTTCTTAGAATAAGCTCCCTAGGCTTTCTGGTAAGTAAATGGTAGTTATTCCTGTAAGATACTTATTCTGGCTTTTATCTCTTTGGTATGAATTTGGGTGGAGAATTCAGTTGACGTTTAATTAAAACTCCTAAGGATGCATAGTCCAAAACGGATTTGCAGTTTGTGGGACATAAGCTACTTGTGCACTCTTTGTGGTGTCAATTtatattttcttccatgaaatgtATAGTATGGGTGAGTTAACTGCGTATTCGAGTATCCTTGTTCTGTGTTAGGTACCAGTAAATGATTGCCGCTGATGAGCAATTTCAAGTTACAAAAATATCAAAACTTAGTGTTTCCCCTGAATTATTGTTAACCAACATTGTTTATAATACAGGGATGCCTTTCCCAACACTTTCATGTTACAAATTGCGATCATCTCCAATCACCTTAATGGAAGGGATACCCATGTACGCCAGATAAAGGTTTATGGACCTCGACCGTACGTTACCAGGACCCTCCTAATATTTTCGTGCCTTCTCATTTTTTAtattctttagatttttcagttgTTGTCAAGGAAAGACGTCTTAGCTGAGCATAGATTTTCAtgttctcttttgtcattttttaaTTTTGCAGGAATCCTATTCCCCACCAACCCTTTCAGTTCACTTCAAGGGAGTTTATCACTTACTCTTCTATCAGATAAGGAACTTCGTAAATTATCTTTTAGCAGGGTGCAAGACTAAGAGCAGAAAAGAGCCTTTTCAGTTCAGAATAGGGGTAACATGAAACTTTTTGAAGGTATCTgttgttgataaaaaaaaatattaatctttCTAAACTATTTGCTTTGTTGGTTTTTGATAAACCATGGAGCTTCTTGGCTGAGCACTTGTCTCTCCTCCTCCAGACCATATTCATGTGGTCCTGTAACTaacatttgaaaaatatattttgagaaagCTTGCTATTTGCTCAAACTCCAAATTTGCGCAACCTTTAGCTCAGTCCTGACTCCTAAGTTGATGCTTTTGTGATCCAAAAGAAATTTGTTGCTCTTTTGGTCCTATATGTGTATATAAAACATCATACACGAACTGCAAGTGCTTAAGTAGATTTACTAGCTGAAGTATGTTTCACCCCTGAGtaggaaaaatgaaatgaaagGGCAGGGTCAAGATAAATCTTGGAGAAAAGAAACATGAAATGTAGCTGTTTTTTGTTTTTAGCATTTCTGTGttagggaagaagaagatagaaaagGAATCACGCCGTTGCCAGAAACACATGCATCACAAGAAGAGTCATTTGTAAAAGAAGCCTTGAATTGGTCCCTCATAGTTGTCCAAATTGCAATAGGCCAAAAGCTTACATGATAAAAAGAAAACAGGGTCTCTTTCTTGAAATCTTTTCTCATAATCGAACATAAAAGATCATAAAAAGATTTGCCTGGATTTATACGTAAAGTGCTGGAAACCATAATCCTTCATTTAAAAAGCAAAATACTTCAGTTGGAGAATGCTATGTCCTTGATTATATCCTGAATCTAAAATTGGATTTCCTTGTCTGGAGTTACCATCATTAGTTCTTTTCTCAATTGCTCTACCCAAGTTTTTGTCTTCAAGATGTTTTGGTCCATTTCATGAAGAAAGTGTTTTTTAAGTTCAAAGAATGCTCATCTTGGTTTGATAATTACTGTCTGTTGACAAGGACAATGTGTTGCATCCACCACCCTCCTTGGGACACACCTCGCCTAGTTGTGCAAAACAAGTAAGCAGAGCAGATCCCAAACTTTGTAAACAGGAATTATGCTTAGACAAACCTAACTAGGAAGGCAAGAAGCTTACTGTTTTCTTGTTAAAGGTTTAGAGGGGGTGGCAAGCAATGTTAGGTGTAACACCAAAGGTTTAATGAAAAGATTCCATTCCCCCTCTGTGCCATGACCTCTGAAGATTTTAAAGTATcttttttaccaaaaccctattAATGGTAATACTACCTTCTCATTATTTTACTTGTTTTTTATTTGATATATGAATGTGCATAAATCATAACCAGAGCCAATTCAATCAAAACTGTTTCAAATTATCTTTGTTTTCCAGTCATGACAGAACCATCATATTCATATGGCCGACAAATTTTCCGCTTCAGACTTCCTTGGATGTACAACCCAACACAGGCTGCTATCCGTGCTCCTTCTGAACCCCAAACAACAGCACCGTCAGAACCACTACCACGAACAAACACCACTACAATCCCCATTCAGCAACGTCCTTCTGGAACTCCTGCTCCCCCGCCTTCACTACCTCCGACTCGATCCCAACTTAATCCTCCAGCAGCTTCGCCAATGAGGACTGTGCCTCagcctccaccaccatcaccaatgaGGAGAGTGCCCCagcctccaccaccatcaccaatgaGGAGAGTGCCCCAGCCTCCACCACCATCAGCAACCCCATTCCCATCCCAATCTAGAGCAACACAAATGTCTTCTCAATCAGGTGTCCAACCTCAGACcgtctcatcatcatcatcccagtCACAATCAGAATTACAGACTCAAACAACCCCTCCTCGACCACAAGCAGCCGCATCTCAGCCACCAACCCCATCTAGGTCTCCAGTTCCCGCGCCTTCACTACCTCCACCTCAACCCCAAGTTACACCTCCAGCAGCTTCACCAATGAGGACTCAGACTCAGCCTCCAGAACCATCATCATCTGCGGCCCCATCTAGAACAACACAATTGTCTCCTCAATCACTCGTCCAACCTCGGAccgcatcatcatcattatcccaGTCACGATCAGATTTACAATCTCAAACAACCTCTCCTCGACCACAAGCAACCACATCTAGAACAACAATTCAACCACAAACATCTCCATCTAAAGCAACAGCACCCACTCCTCAACAACCTTcttcaccaaaaacaaaacccaagCCTTCATCACCCTCTCCAGCTACCAGCCCTCCTAAAACACCCAAAACCCCACCTAGGACAGAGTCTTCTACATCGAAAGTGGTCTCTCAGCCTCCACCCTCTCAAACAACCACAACTAAGACACAATCCTCATTAACATCTCCAACACCTGCCCAGCGCTCAACTCGAGTAGCCTCAAAACCTCAGTCTCCTGCAAGGGTAGCCTCTCAACCACCTGCAAAGACATCTTTCCCTCCAACAACTTCTCCTGGAGCAACTCTTCAAGCCTCCTCCCACGTCTCACCATCTCCACTGAAGCAGAAAAACCTTCAGTCACAAGCTCAAGCCTCCACTCAGTCCCCATCACTGTCCAAATCATCATCCAGCAAAACTGCTAAATATGAACCAGCACTCTCTGTGCCGCTTGCAATGAAATCTCAGCCTCTGGCAGAAGTTTCTTCGGTTCGTGCCTCTCAACCCCAAAGTCAAACCCATAAACAAGCAAGTTCTGGACAGAATAAGACACAATCTCCAGGATTTTCAACCCTGCCTGCTGTAGTTGCACCCACACCTGCAGAGAAACCTGCCACACAACTACCAAAGTCTTCTCGTATTCCAGCTGACCTTAAAGAGCAACCAAAATTTGAAACAGAAAccgaagaagagaagcaaaagacAGAATCATCCACAAGTGAAAAGAAAACCATCATTGCAGACATAGAGGAACCAAAGGTAAAGAGCAGTATTGTGTTTTCCAACATGGCAACAGATGAACAGCATCATGGCTTACCCAGAGCTGCTGCATCTCAAGCAAAGCCAGACCAGTTAAGTAAACAAGCACATGGAGATGAAAATGGAGA includes the following:
- the LOC113291220 gene encoding flocculation protein FLO11-like, with translation MTEPSYSYGRQIFRFRLPWMYNPTQAAIRAPSEPQTTAPSEPLPRTNTTTIPIQQRPSGTPAPPPSLPPTRSQLNPPAASPMRTVPQPPPPSPMRRVPQPPPPSPMRRVPQPPPPSATPFPSQSRATQMSSQSGVQPQTVSSSSSQSQSELQTQTTPPRPQAAASQPPTPSRSPVPAPSLPPPQPQVTPPAASPMRTQTQPPEPSSSAAPSRTTQLSPQSLVQPRTASSSLSQSRSDLQSQTTSPRPQATTSRTTIQPQTSPSKATAPTPQQPSSPKTKPKPSSPSPATSPPKTPKTPPRTESSTSKVVSQPPPSQTTTTKTQSSLTSPTPAQRSTRVASKPQSPARVASQPPAKTSFPPTTSPGATLQASSHVSPSPLKQKNLQSQAQASTQSPSLSKSSSSKTAKYEPALSVPLAMKSQPLAEVSSVRASQPQSQTHKQASSGQNKTQSPGFSTLPAVVAPTPAEKPATQLPKSSRIPADLKEQPKFETETEEEKQKTESSTSEKKTIIADIEEPKVKSSIVFSNMATDEQHHGLPRAAASQAKPDQLSKQAHGDENGETRSSKMSSVILGKGMNTINEPHPSPSVSQGEKTSLQKEIKDDISRFVHKLGSGHQMQPTEPVSVITLTGENKGASMHVGAELERKESSVPINRGYKLNHDDSTDLTTDGEGSSRGRKTSNSRENIESLAYINSNVQSINNSVIFNSSISERNPGVKFVSESSNIDPVKTNGKEKSVEAHKADFNVTQSQKLTYEPTIRRRCLRGLFLEPESDQDNTDKPRRHGCRYNCKENEKCNDNKNGGSEIW
- the LOC113285985 gene encoding anaphase-promoting complex subunit 10-like, producing the protein MATESDGEEEGKLIGGNQHLVVDDDLREMAKKAAWSVSSCKSGNGVPSIRDDNLDTYWQSDGAQPHLVNIQFQKKVKLQLVVMYVDFKLDESYTPSKVSIRAGDGFHNLKEIKTVELVKPVGWMYIPLSGTEPRDAFPNTFMLQIAIISNHLNGRDTHVRQIKVYGPRPNPIPHQPFQFTSREFITYSSIR